The following are encoded together in the Fusarium keratoplasticum isolate Fu6.1 chromosome 1, whole genome shotgun sequence genome:
- a CDS encoding Acylphosphatase-like domain-containing protein, whose product MTKRVYFVVHGTVQGMCRLPSRYFTRKKAREYGVTGWCRNTRDDTVEGEAQATEDILTKFLKDVDYGPRHARVTKVVKEDREIVEGEDSFDVTR is encoded by the exons ATGACGAAGCGA GTATACTTTGTCGTTCACGGAACTGTCCAAGGCAT GTGTCGGCTTCCG AGCAGATACTTTACGCGGAAGAAGGCTCGAGAGTATGGGGTCACAGGATGGTGCCGAAATACGCGGGATGATACG GTCGAGGGCGAGGCCCAAGCCACCGAAGATATCCTaaccaagttcctcaaggaTGTGGATTATGGGCCCAGGCATGCCAGAGTGACCAAGGTCGTAAAGGAAGACAGGGAGATTGTCGAGGGAGAAGACAGCTTTGATGTCACACGCTGA